A window of the Desulfovibrio oxyclinae DSM 11498 genome harbors these coding sequences:
- a CDS encoding HD domain-containing protein codes for MSQPFKEAVGFCKTIMRNGFDAYVINARLQELTLAETGAEQELDICTEATLEELQRMFPNIQPSQDKGIVGTFTEGGVTYYFYPADVELSSYTEDTVSKMTPRLLKRLEARGDIPLSSVCPYIPKAKDMYADFADLSSGVIRFKGIADEALKKDYSLAYRALRFAANYNLEIEPNSWIAIVRNSRRVLDYVPTREFIDEWRKVEAESMYKFLELLFESMLLHGLVPELAALSRVKQIKNAEEGEESVLQHTIDVMKAYPEELPYDWYGTVACMFHDVGKLYTADYYDEEWHFLQHHRVGAKVTRKILKRLSFMPEDIDLICDLVQNHMRPHFMLTDRGIRRLKSLDEYPRVMEMVRADIKARDGSWREFNHNLKMAERADIPEDEIEPLLNGNQIMQATGLKPGPQVGAIRDALLKAQIADDVHTEEQAIAFAKAYKVRHGM; via the coding sequence ATGAGCCAGCCTTTCAAAGAAGCCGTGGGTTTTTGCAAAACCATCATGCGAAACGGCTTTGACGCCTATGTCATCAATGCGCGCCTTCAGGAACTGACCCTCGCAGAGACCGGGGCCGAGCAGGAACTGGACATCTGCACCGAGGCCACCCTCGAAGAGCTGCAGCGGATGTTCCCGAACATCCAGCCTTCGCAGGACAAGGGCATCGTGGGAACCTTCACCGAAGGCGGAGTGACCTACTATTTCTACCCGGCCGACGTGGAGTTGAGTTCCTATACGGAAGACACGGTCTCCAAGATGACCCCGCGTCTGCTCAAGCGTCTTGAAGCACGCGGCGACATTCCTCTGTCCTCGGTCTGCCCGTACATCCCTAAGGCCAAGGATATGTATGCGGACTTCGCGGACCTGTCCTCCGGCGTCATCCGTTTCAAGGGGATCGCCGACGAGGCCCTGAAAAAGGATTATTCTCTGGCCTACCGCGCCTTGCGTTTTGCGGCCAACTACAATCTGGAGATCGAGCCCAACAGTTGGATCGCCATTGTGCGTAATTCCCGTCGCGTGCTCGACTACGTACCCACACGCGAGTTCATCGACGAGTGGCGCAAGGTCGAGGCCGAGAGCATGTACAAGTTCCTTGAGCTGCTCTTCGAGTCCATGCTGCTGCACGGCCTCGTGCCGGAACTCGCGGCCCTGTCGCGCGTGAAGCAGATCAAGAATGCCGAGGAAGGCGAGGAATCGGTCCTGCAACATACCATCGACGTCATGAAGGCCTATCCCGAGGAGCTGCCTTACGACTGGTACGGCACCGTGGCCTGCATGTTCCACGACGTGGGCAAGCTCTATACTGCCGACTACTACGACGAAGAATGGCACTTCCTCCAGCATCACCGCGTGGGAGCCAAGGTCACCCGCAAGATTCTCAAGCGTCTGAGCTTCATGCCCGAAGACATCGACCTGATCTGCGACCTCGTGCAGAACCACATGCGTCCGCATTTCATGCTCACCGACCGGGGCATCCGCCGCCTCAAGTCGCTGGACGAGTATCCCCGCGTCATGGAAATGGTCCGCGCCGACATCAAGGCCCGCGACGGCTCCTGGCGCGAGTTCAACCACAACCTCAAGATGGCCGAACGTGCGGACATCCCCGAGGACGAGATCGAACCGCTGCTTAACGGCAACCAGATCATGCAGGCCACCGGCCTCAAGCCCGGCCCGCAGGTTGGCGCCATCCGCGACGCGCTGCTCAAGGCGCAGATCGCCGACGACGTGCATACCGAGGAACAGGCAATCGCATTTGCCAAGGCCTACAAGGTCCGCCACGGCATGTAA
- a CDS encoding sodium:solute symporter family protein, which translates to MPSALTVKIVTALAYFAVVFYLGYRGWKETTGSDDYMLAGRKMKSFVMAMSYGATFISTSAIIGFGGASAMFGLDLLWLMVLNIVVGIVIAMLIFGKRTRRMGLALNAETFPELLGRRYKSRFIQAFAGGTIFTFIPLYAAAVLIGICRMLEVSMGLDFHFALVGFTLLLAVYVISGGMKAVMYTEAFQGCIMVGMMLVLLYVVWNMLGGFSEGFQTLSEMAPLMPEKLQALGMNGWTQGAEPGSPMWMVIWTTLIYGVGLGVLAQPQLVVRFMTVPNDRELEKGVIYGTLFILLIPGVIYSVGAFTNAIFYQQFGKISIQMAGGNLDKIIPTFIETIMPHWYSTLFLLAMLAAAMSTLASQYHVGGTSLGRDVYEQYAETSSSASVKVARYAVTATVFITLVWAWVLPGSIIARATAFFFGLCLATFLPAYLLGLFWKGMTRAGAIASMLGGFGCSMFWMLFIHGKSASGLGLCEALTGNPTLVSTATPNAYPWMLQFIDPNVMALPAAAIIAITVSKFSSPYERSHIDRCWSEV; encoded by the coding sequence ATGCCCAGCGCCCTTACCGTCAAGATCGTCACCGCCCTCGCCTACTTCGCCGTCGTCTTCTACCTCGGCTACCGTGGCTGGAAGGAAACCACCGGCTCCGACGACTATATGCTCGCCGGGAGAAAGATGAAATCCTTCGTCATGGCAATGAGCTACGGCGCGACCTTCATCTCCACCAGCGCCATCATCGGCTTCGGCGGCGCGTCTGCCATGTTCGGCCTCGACCTGCTCTGGCTGATGGTGCTCAACATCGTGGTCGGCATCGTCATCGCCATGCTGATCTTCGGCAAGCGGACCCGTCGGATGGGGCTCGCCCTCAACGCCGAAACCTTCCCCGAACTGCTGGGCAGACGCTATAAATCGCGCTTCATTCAGGCCTTCGCGGGCGGAACCATCTTCACGTTCATTCCGCTTTACGCCGCCGCGGTGCTCATCGGCATCTGCCGCATGCTCGAAGTCTCCATGGGCCTGGATTTTCACTTCGCGCTCGTAGGCTTTACGCTGCTGCTTGCCGTCTACGTCATTTCGGGCGGCATGAAGGCCGTCATGTATACCGAGGCGTTTCAGGGCTGCATCATGGTGGGCATGATGCTCGTACTCCTGTATGTGGTCTGGAACATGCTCGGCGGCTTCTCCGAAGGCTTCCAGACGCTCTCCGAAATGGCGCCGCTCATGCCCGAAAAGCTTCAGGCGCTCGGCATGAACGGCTGGACGCAAGGCGCGGAACCCGGCTCACCCATGTGGATGGTCATCTGGACCACGCTTATCTACGGCGTCGGCCTCGGCGTTCTCGCACAGCCGCAGCTCGTGGTGCGCTTCATGACCGTGCCCAACGATCGCGAACTCGAAAAAGGCGTCATCTACGGAACGCTCTTCATATTGCTGATTCCCGGAGTCATCTACTCCGTCGGCGCGTTTACCAACGCCATATTCTATCAGCAATTCGGCAAGATAAGCATCCAGATGGCCGGTGGCAACCTCGACAAGATCATCCCGACCTTCATCGAGACCATCATGCCGCACTGGTACTCCACACTCTTCCTGCTCGCGATGCTTGCCGCCGCCATGAGTACGCTTGCCTCGCAATATCATGTGGGCGGCACCTCCCTTGGCCGGGACGTCTACGAGCAGTATGCCGAAACAAGCTCCAGCGCATCCGTCAAAGTGGCCCGGTACGCGGTGACCGCCACCGTCTTCATCACCCTCGTCTGGGCCTGGGTGCTGCCCGGCTCCATCATCGCACGCGCCACCGCATTCTTCTTCGGCCTGTGCCTCGCCACCTTCCTGCCCGCCTATCTGCTCGGCCTCTTCTGGAAAGGCATGACCCGTGCCGGCGCCATCGCCTCCATGCTCGGCGGCTTCGGCTGTTCCATGTTCTGGATGCTCTTCATCCACGGAAAATCCGCCTCCGGCCTCGGCCTCTGCGAAGCGCTCACCGGAAACCCCACCCTCGTCTCCACCGCCACACCGAACGCCTACCCATGGATGCTTCAATTCATCGACCCCAACGTCATGGCTCTGCCCGCAGCTGCAATCATCGCTATAACAGTCAGCAAATTCAGCAGCCCCTACGAACGGTCGCATATCGATAGGTGCTGGAGTGAGGTGTAG
- a CDS encoding aspartate carbamoyltransferase catalytic subunit produces MQWLHKDLLDVSQLSRSEVMSLFETARHFQEINERPVKKVPTLRGRSVVLFFAEPSTRTKTSFDVAGKRLSADTFSLAKSSSSLTKGETLKDTALTLQAMAPDAIVIRHWCSGAARFMADLLDCSIINAGDGRHAHPTQALLDGFTLYQEWGDLSGKTVLILGDVTHSRVARSNVILLNKMGARVRICAPRTLLPRTVKSWRAEVFHDLDEAVRDVDAVMCLRLQLERQKQGLLPDLREYASTYGLSARHLEKASRDVRVLHPGPMNRGVEIASDLADADCSLVLDQVANGVSMRMALLFQYMTRKGGEE; encoded by the coding sequence ATGCAGTGGTTGCACAAGGATTTGTTGGACGTTTCGCAGTTGTCGCGATCGGAGGTGATGTCGCTTTTCGAGACGGCGCGGCATTTTCAGGAGATCAACGAGCGTCCTGTGAAGAAGGTTCCGACGTTGCGGGGCCGCAGCGTGGTGTTGTTTTTTGCCGAGCCGAGCACTCGCACGAAGACGAGTTTCGATGTGGCGGGCAAGCGGTTGTCGGCGGACACGTTTTCGTTGGCCAAGAGTTCTTCTAGTCTGACGAAGGGCGAGACGTTGAAGGACACGGCGTTGACGTTGCAGGCAATGGCTCCGGACGCCATTGTGATTCGTCACTGGTGTTCGGGTGCGGCCCGGTTCATGGCGGACCTGTTGGATTGCAGCATCATCAATGCCGGTGACGGGCGTCACGCGCATCCTACGCAGGCGTTGCTGGATGGTTTTACGTTGTATCAGGAGTGGGGCGATCTTTCCGGCAAGACGGTGTTGATTCTTGGTGACGTGACGCACTCGCGGGTGGCTCGTTCCAACGTGATTCTTTTGAACAAGATGGGTGCCCGGGTTCGGATATGTGCTCCGCGGACGCTTTTGCCTCGCACGGTGAAGTCTTGGCGGGCCGAGGTGTTCCATGATCTGGACGAGGCTGTTCGTGATGTGGATGCGGTGATGTGCCTGCGGTTGCAGTTGGAGCGGCAGAAGCAGGGGCTGTTGCCGGATCTGCGGGAGTATGCTTCGACGTACGGGCTTTCGGCGCGGCATCTGGAGAAGGCCTCGCGGGACGTGCGGGTGCTGCATCCGGGGCCGATGAACCGGGGTGTGGAGATCGCTTCCGACTTGGCGGACGCGGACTGCTCATTGGTGCTTGATCAGGTGGCCAACGGGGTGTCCATGCGTATGGCGCTGCTTTTCCAGTATATGACCCGCAAGGGCGGGGAAGAATAG
- a CDS encoding HD-GYP domain-containing protein — MPGPREARTRLIRIIRDIAAGNYSEEILDLTGPEQPVEIQEIAEAVATMMVRIEAREQHLQQLNETIKHNALRTVTSIAQALGARDQYTEGHGERVAAYSMRTGRRMGLPRRECENLRVAGLLHDIGKIGFSDRMFRDDDMSPDESMMLEIRSHPQWGFDILAGLEFLGPALEYVHAHHERLDGQGYPRGLAEKEIPLGARIIAVADCFDAITTDRPYQRGRPPEDAFRILGENSGGALDADVVEAFIAEVEENGLES, encoded by the coding sequence ATGCCCGGTCCTCGCGAAGCCAGAACCCGGCTCATCCGAATCATCCGCGACATTGCAGCGGGCAACTACTCCGAGGAGATTCTCGACCTCACCGGTCCGGAACAGCCTGTGGAGATTCAGGAGATAGCCGAGGCAGTGGCGACCATGATGGTCCGCATCGAGGCCAGAGAACAGCATCTTCAGCAGCTTAACGAGACCATCAAGCACAACGCCCTGCGCACCGTGACCTCCATCGCACAGGCGCTTGGGGCACGAGATCAATATACGGAAGGCCACGGCGAACGCGTCGCCGCCTACTCCATGCGCACCGGCCGTCGCATGGGTCTGCCGCGCAGGGAATGCGAGAATCTTCGCGTGGCCGGCCTATTGCACGACATCGGCAAGATCGGCTTTTCCGACCGCATGTTCCGTGACGATGACATGAGTCCCGACGAGTCCATGATGCTGGAGATCCGCAGCCATCCGCAGTGGGGATTCGACATCCTCGCCGGGCTGGAATTCCTCGGACCGGCGCTCGAATACGTCCACGCCCACCACGAACGGCTCGACGGACAGGGCTACCCGCGCGGGCTTGCTGAAAAGGAAATCCCGCTGGGGGCACGCATCATTGCCGTTGCCGACTGCTTTGACGCCATCACGACGGACCGCCCCTACCAGCGAGGCCGTCCGCCGGAAGACGCCTTCCGAATCCTCGGCGAGAACTCCGGGGGCGCGCTGGACGCCGACGTGGTCGAAGCCTTCATTGCCGAGGTCGAAGAGAACGGGCTCGAATCCTGA
- the hisG gene encoding ATP phosphoribosyltransferase, whose amino-acid sequence MSGNNLRLGVPKGSLQEATTKLFAKAGWNIRLHHRNYFPDIDDPELTCSLARAQEMGMYVERGTFDVGLTGKDWVMENSSDVVVVDDLMYSKVSNRPARWVLCVNGSSPFKRPEDLEGCKIATELVGFTKSYFESIGVNVEVMFSWGTTEAKVVEGLCDAIVEITETGTTIKANGLRIIAELMQTNTQLIANKDAWNDPWKRKKIEEINMLLQGALRAEKMVGLKMNLPKDKMADAQDLLPAVTSPTVAELQDGSWLSVEIVIEEAVVRDIIPQLKDLGAEGIIEYPLNKVV is encoded by the coding sequence ATGTCCGGAAACAATCTTCGACTCGGTGTTCCCAAGGGTTCCCTTCAGGAAGCAACGACCAAACTGTTCGCCAAGGCCGGCTGGAACATCCGTCTGCACCACCGGAATTACTTCCCCGACATCGATGACCCCGAACTGACCTGCTCCCTCGCTCGCGCGCAGGAGATGGGCATGTACGTGGAGCGCGGCACCTTCGACGTGGGACTGACCGGTAAGGACTGGGTCATGGAGAACAGCTCCGACGTGGTCGTCGTGGACGACCTCATGTACTCCAAGGTCTCCAATCGTCCGGCCCGCTGGGTGCTCTGCGTCAACGGCAGCTCCCCCTTCAAGCGCCCCGAGGACCTCGAAGGCTGCAAGATCGCCACCGAGCTCGTCGGTTTCACCAAAAGCTACTTCGAGTCCATCGGGGTGAACGTGGAAGTCATGTTTTCCTGGGGAACCACCGAAGCCAAGGTGGTGGAAGGCCTCTGCGACGCCATCGTGGAGATCACCGAGACCGGCACAACCATCAAGGCCAACGGCCTGCGCATCATCGCCGAACTGATGCAGACCAACACTCAGCTCATCGCCAACAAGGACGCCTGGAACGATCCGTGGAAGCGCAAGAAGATCGAAGAGATAAACATGCTGCTTCAGGGCGCCCTCAGGGCCGAGAAGATGGTCGGTCTCAAGATGAACCTGCCCAAGGACAAGATGGCCGACGCACAGGACCTGCTGCCCGCCGTCACCTCGCCCACCGTGGCCGAACTCCAGGACGGCAGCTGGCTTTCGGTGGAAATCGTCATTGAAGAAGCCGTGGTGCGCGACATCATCCCCCAGCTCAAAGACCTCGGCGCGGAAGGCATCATCGAATATCCGCTCAACAAAGTCGTCTAA
- the hisI gene encoding phosphoribosyl-AMP cyclohydrolase, giving the protein MRPDFEKMNGLVPAIAQDAESGEVLMMAYMNEESWDKTLETGEVHYYSRSRKKLWHKGGTSGHVQKLHSIRLDCDDDTILLLIEQIGGAACHKGYRSCFYRELKDGEVTECSPVVFDPKEVYK; this is encoded by the coding sequence ATGAGACCAGACTTCGAGAAGATGAACGGCTTGGTTCCCGCCATCGCACAGGACGCCGAAAGCGGCGAAGTCCTGATGATGGCTTACATGAACGAGGAATCGTGGGATAAGACGCTGGAGACGGGAGAGGTGCATTACTACTCTCGCTCGCGCAAGAAGCTTTGGCATAAGGGCGGCACTTCGGGACATGTACAGAAGCTTCATTCCATCCGTCTGGATTGCGACGACGACACCATACTCTTGCTTATCGAACAGATCGGCGGTGCGGCCTGCCACAAGGGGTACCGCAGCTGTTTTTATCGTGAATTGAAGGACGGGGAAGTCACTGAGTGCTCCCCCGTGGTTTTTGATCCCAAGGAGGTCTACAAGTAA
- a CDS encoding amidohydrolase family protein, with the protein MTELHRAARALTLVPGQPPIIDAAILVRNETIIEVGTYADLSRTFSGRTVDHHDATLVPALINAHCHLELSHLEGQTINGTGFVPWVEHLLSLPLMDPDPETVREACRKMKRSGTAMVGDIATRFPETMAGILQETGLFFVSFAEAIGEQIPDSTIPGGHYELGRHSAAGHSLYTTHTKLLQAAKQETTARNLPFSLHLSEHEDELNIMLGNQSDFLDMLQSRGRLLDFNPPGKRPVQHANDLGLLDKQTLAIHCVQLDEADIQILAKTGATVCLCPRSNRFIGVGRAPWEKLHQANIPLCLGTDSIASNHDLNLWNEALYLKQHWQGRLELEDILKMMAPNPARILGEDRLGTIEPGKAARFAKVPQDVLEAFR; encoded by the coding sequence ATGACCGAACTGCACCGCGCTGCACGCGCACTGACGCTGGTCCCCGGACAGCCGCCCATCATTGATGCGGCAATTCTCGTCCGCAATGAGACCATCATAGAGGTCGGCACCTACGCCGACCTGTCCCGCACTTTTTCCGGCAGAACCGTCGATCACCATGACGCCACCCTCGTCCCCGCGCTGATCAACGCACACTGCCATCTCGAACTCTCGCACCTCGAAGGACAGACCATAAACGGCACCGGCTTCGTCCCGTGGGTCGAACACCTGCTCTCGCTCCCCCTCATGGACCCGGACCCGGAAACCGTCCGCGAAGCATGCCGAAAAATGAAACGATCCGGAACCGCGATGGTCGGGGACATCGCCACCCGTTTTCCAGAAACAATGGCCGGAATCCTTCAGGAAACCGGCCTTTTTTTCGTCTCCTTCGCCGAAGCCATAGGCGAACAGATCCCAGACTCCACCATCCCCGGCGGCCACTACGAACTCGGCAGACACTCAGCCGCAGGACACAGCCTCTACACCACCCACACCAAGCTCCTGCAAGCCGCCAAACAGGAAACCACAGCCCGCAACCTGCCGTTTTCCCTGCACCTGTCCGAACATGAAGACGAACTCAACATCATGCTCGGCAACCAAAGCGATTTTCTCGACATGCTCCAGTCCAGAGGAAGGCTCCTCGACTTTAATCCACCCGGCAAACGCCCAGTACAACACGCAAACGATCTAGGCCTGCTTGACAAACAGACGCTTGCCATTCACTGCGTGCAACTCGACGAAGCCGATATCCAAATCCTCGCAAAGACCGGAGCCACCGTCTGCCTCTGCCCCCGCTCCAACAGATTCATAGGAGTCGGCCGCGCCCCATGGGAAAAACTGCATCAAGCCAATATCCCACTCTGTCTCGGCACCGACTCCATTGCCTCGAACCACGATCTCAATCTCTGGAACGAAGCCCTGTATCTCAAGCAACACTGGCAAGGCAGACTGGAACTAGAAGATATTTTAAAGATGATGGCACCGAATCCCGCACGCATCCTCGGCGAGGATCGACTCGGAACCATCGAACCCGGCAAGGCCGCACGCTTCGCCAAAGTGCCGCAGGACGTGCTGGAAGCCTTCCGGTAA
- a CDS encoding dihydroorotase: MSRMDLLVRRAMFEGREVDVIVNEGRIVEIRDCSAEIDLEEFEQVEDAYGLQLMASMTDVHVHLREPGFEYKEDIRSGLGAAAWGGFGNVLCMANTSPVNDSASVTEAMQEKANIYWPEGPRLFPIGALTKGLKGDELAPVAELRDAGCVAVSNDGVPVKNTDLFRKAMDYAANFGMTVIDHCEDPYMAVGVGVNEGEVSDRLGLAGQPDVAEALQVSRDVLLAEYLDIPIHLAHVSCEKAVEIIRQAKARGVKVTAETCPHYLLLTDEWLAEPENEYSAMGKVNPPLRTERDRQAMIAALNDGTIDFLATDHAPHGMHEKEVEMDVAPCGISGLDTALAATWALVQDGTLSREAFDRAWVTGPAQTFGLPVNRFQPGDTADFFLFDPEEEWVVGPGTMHSKGKNTPLAGTTLKGRVKTHFLAGKKIV; the protein is encoded by the coding sequence ATGTCCAGAATGGATTTGCTGGTTCGTCGGGCCATGTTCGAGGGCCGCGAGGTGGACGTGATCGTGAACGAGGGGCGCATCGTGGAGATTCGCGACTGCTCTGCCGAGATCGATCTTGAGGAATTCGAGCAGGTGGAGGATGCGTACGGGCTGCAGCTCATGGCGAGCATGACGGACGTGCATGTGCATCTTCGCGAGCCGGGTTTCGAGTACAAGGAGGACATTCGGTCCGGTCTCGGTGCTGCGGCGTGGGGCGGATTCGGCAACGTGCTTTGCATGGCGAACACCAGTCCGGTGAACGATTCGGCTTCGGTGACCGAGGCCATGCAGGAGAAGGCGAATATTTACTGGCCCGAGGGGCCGAGGCTCTTTCCCATCGGCGCGTTGACCAAGGGGCTGAAGGGCGATGAACTGGCACCTGTTGCAGAGCTTCGTGACGCGGGGTGTGTTGCGGTCTCCAACGACGGGGTGCCGGTGAAGAACACCGATCTTTTCCGCAAGGCCATGGATTACGCGGCCAACTTCGGCATGACGGTCATCGACCATTGCGAGGACCCGTATATGGCTGTGGGTGTCGGAGTGAACGAGGGCGAGGTGTCCGACCGCCTCGGTCTGGCGGGTCAGCCGGACGTTGCCGAGGCGCTTCAGGTCTCGCGTGATGTGCTGCTGGCCGAGTATCTCGACATCCCGATTCATCTGGCGCACGTCTCCTGCGAGAAGGCCGTTGAGATCATCCGACAGGCCAAGGCTCGCGGGGTGAAGGTCACTGCGGAGACGTGTCCGCATTACCTGCTGCTCACGGACGAGTGGCTGGCGGAGCCGGAGAACGAGTACAGCGCCATGGGCAAGGTCAATCCGCCGCTTCGCACGGAACGTGACCGGCAGGCCATGATCGCGGCGCTCAATGACGGCACCATCGACTTTCTTGCCACCGACCATGCGCCGCATGGAATGCATGAGAAGGAAGTGGAGATGGATGTGGCGCCCTGCGGCATTTCCGGGCTGGACACGGCTCTGGCGGCCACGTGGGCGCTGGTGCAGGACGGCACGCTTTCCCGCGAGGCGTTCGACCGTGCGTGGGTGACCGGTCCGGCGCAGACGTTCGGCTTGCCCGTGAACCGTTTCCAGCCGGGCGATACGGCGGACTTTTTCCTGTTTGATCCCGAAGAGGAGTGGGTGGTCGGCCCAGGCACCATGCATTCCAAGGGAAAGAACACGCCGCTGGCCGGGACCACCCTGAAAGGGCGGGTGAAAACTCATTTTCTTGCAGGGAAAAAAATAGTATAG
- a CDS encoding NmrA family NAD(P)-binding protein: MTRLFLAAADTPAGRAVSEGLAGSGFDIATDSPDTDPVAAMREADVLVLVSPLEETLVRQGFDLVNAAKEAGIGHVVRISLYASANDAHWRLGRELGRVDLAVEESGLPYTILRPSMLMQTLPTPAELNGVLRIPSGDAAVSYLDGRDLAACVEAVLSDKEAHNGRTYAVTGPQGLSMDDLVQTMGEVSDKLPNAEALEENDYLAVLSEQGFDEWSRNMLLSLSRIAKRGMAGNVTGAVRHITGRDPHSYADYLASLEPE; the protein is encoded by the coding sequence ATGACCAGACTCTTTCTCGCAGCAGCAGACACCCCTGCCGGACGCGCCGTATCAGAAGGGCTTGCCGGGAGCGGATTCGACATCGCCACTGACTCGCCCGACACCGACCCCGTCGCGGCCATGCGCGAGGCTGACGTTCTCGTGCTCGTTTCCCCGCTGGAGGAAACGCTCGTCAGGCAGGGCTTCGACCTCGTCAACGCCGCCAAGGAAGCCGGAATCGGCCATGTGGTTCGGATTTCGCTTTACGCCTCGGCCAACGACGCCCACTGGCGGCTCGGGCGCGAGCTTGGTCGCGTGGATCTGGCCGTGGAAGAATCCGGGTTGCCGTATACCATCCTGCGGCCCAGCATGCTCATGCAGACCCTGCCCACTCCCGCCGAGCTGAACGGCGTTCTGCGCATTCCAAGCGGTGACGCGGCCGTAAGTTATCTTGACGGTCGCGACCTTGCCGCGTGCGTTGAGGCGGTCCTGTCCGATAAAGAGGCTCACAATGGCCGCACCTACGCCGTCACCGGACCGCAGGGGCTTTCCATGGATGATCTCGTGCAGACGATGGGTGAAGTGTCCGACAAGCTACCGAACGCGGAAGCACTCGAAGAAAATGATTATCTGGCCGTTCTTTCCGAGCAGGGTTTCGACGAGTGGTCCCGCAACATGCTCCTGAGCCTGTCGCGCATCGCCAAGCGGGGCATGGCCGGAAACGTCACCGGTGCGGTCCGTCACATCACCGGCCGCGATCCTCACTCCTACGCCGATTATCTCGCATCCCTCGAACCGGAGTAG
- a CDS encoding asparaginase, protein MGTRHGVIKVFFTGGTIGMSPGEGHEGVAPGNNFSRLLNELASPPDGVSLEPVLWSDKPSPHMTPEDMFRLARDVQQAVDADDCLGAVVLHGTDVLAETAYMCDLVVDTRKTVVLTGSMRYYSETGYDGIRNLLNAVRTVLLPLPPGTGAALLMTDRIFPAREAVKINSLNVDAFDSREAGIIGYVAGEEVILAGCPLAAEPRRKFPAQRLEKGVPLITCYSGMDSLPFDQARKNGARGLVVEGFGAGNIPPGAVPGVQRCLDAGMPVVLATRCIEGGVWPIYGYPGGGADLKSKGVILSRRMGGPKARIRLMLALAMAENADEASRLFVEWE, encoded by the coding sequence ATGGGCACGCGGCACGGCGTCATCAAGGTATTCTTCACAGGCGGAACCATCGGCATGAGCCCCGGCGAGGGGCATGAAGGCGTTGCTCCCGGCAACAACTTTTCCCGGCTGCTCAACGAACTGGCCTCGCCTCCGGACGGCGTAAGCCTCGAACCCGTACTGTGGTCCGACAAACCAAGCCCGCACATGACGCCAGAGGACATGTTCCGGCTCGCACGCGACGTGCAGCAGGCCGTGGACGCTGACGACTGCCTCGGCGCAGTGGTGCTGCACGGCACCGACGTGCTGGCCGAGACCGCCTACATGTGCGACCTGGTGGTGGACACTCGCAAGACCGTGGTGCTCACCGGAAGCATGCGTTATTATTCGGAAACCGGCTACGACGGCATCCGCAACCTGCTCAACGCGGTCAGAACCGTACTCCTGCCGCTGCCCCCCGGCACCGGGGCGGCCCTGCTTATGACCGACCGTATCTTCCCCGCACGCGAGGCGGTCAAGATCAATTCCTTGAACGTGGACGCCTTCGACTCTCGGGAGGCCGGTATCATCGGCTACGTGGCCGGGGAGGAAGTCATCCTCGCGGGCTGTCCGCTGGCTGCCGAACCGAGGCGCAAGTTCCCCGCCCAACGGCTGGAAAAGGGCGTTCCCCTCATCACCTGTTACAGCGGCATGGACTCCCTGCCGTTCGATCAGGCTCGTAAAAACGGCGCGCGCGGACTGGTGGTGGAAGGCTTCGGGGCGGGCAACATCCCCCCGGGAGCGGTGCCCGGCGTGCAGCGCTGCCTCGACGCCGGAATGCCCGTGGTGCTGGCCACGCGCTGCATCGAGGGCGGCGTCTGGCCCATTTACGGCTATCCCGGCGGCGGAGCGGACCTCAAGTCGAAAGGCGTCATCCTTTCACGGCGCATGGGTGGCCCCAAGGCTCGCATCCGTCTCATGCTGGCACTGGCCATGGCCGAAAACGCCGACGAAGCCAGCCGCCTGTTTGTTGAATGGGAGTAG
- a CDS encoding HAD family hydrolase, which produces MEIFIPGMGNLKPETVVFDYNGTIAQDGELLPGVSERIEQLAKEAQVVILTADTHGDCIRKMSDLPVLVEVISPAEGVGEDEAKLAYVESIGDFSCVAIGNGRNDGPMLKAAALGIAVIQREGASVRALMSADVVVNDVLDAFDLLLRPDRLRATMRR; this is translated from the coding sequence ATGGAGATATTCATCCCCGGAATGGGCAACCTGAAGCCGGAGACGGTGGTGTTCGATTACAACGGGACCATCGCACAGGACGGAGAACTGCTCCCCGGCGTGAGTGAGCGCATCGAACAGCTTGCAAAAGAGGCGCAGGTGGTGATTCTGACTGCGGATACGCACGGGGACTGCATCCGCAAAATGTCGGACCTGCCGGTTCTGGTGGAAGTGATTTCACCGGCCGAAGGAGTGGGCGAGGACGAAGCCAAGCTCGCCTATGTCGAATCCATTGGCGATTTTTCGTGCGTGGCCATCGGCAACGGCCGCAATGACGGTCCCATGCTCAAGGCGGCTGCCCTCGGCATTGCGGTAATCCAGCGCGAAGGGGCTTCGGTGCGCGCGCTCATGTCTGCGGATGTGGTGGTAAACGATGTGCTCGACGCCTTCGACCTGCTGCTGCGGCCGGATCGTTTGCGTGCCACCATGCGGCGCTAG